One Mycolicibacterium rufum genomic window, GGCGACGCTCGAGCAGAAGATCGACGGCATGCGCCGGTTCCGCTCGGACATGGCGCTAGAGGGCTGAGGACACCGGCGCAGGCGCGATCGTGACCCGTACCGTGACACCCAGTGTGCCGCCGTGGCCGTCGTCGACGGTCACGGTGAACGCGTCGCGCTTGTCGGCGAGCGTGGCCCCCGGTGCCCCGGCGGCGGCGCGGGCGGCGTCGGTCGGCGTGTAGGTGAAATCCCCGGCGCTGGAGACGACGACGCTGCCCTTCCCGGTCACGGCGGTGCCTCGGTAGGTCAGCAGATCCCCGTCCGCGTCGACGGCGCCGACCCGTCCGCTCACCACACCGGTGAGTGTGTCCGTGTCCGCGGTGAAGGTGCCCCGCGCCGGCGCCCGATTCGCCGACGGCTTGATCGCCACCGTCACCGGGATGTCCAGCGTGCCGCCGTACCCGTCCGACGCGGTGACGGTGAACGTGTCCTTCAGGTCGGCCTCGGTGGCGTTGTCGGCGGTGGCCTGGTGGCGCGCCGCATCGCTGGGCGTGTAGGTGAACGTGCCGTCCGCGTTGACGACGACGGCGCCCTTGGCCGTCGGTCCGGAACCGCTGAACGTCAACAGATCACGGTCGGGGTCGGTGGCGGTGACCGCGCCGGTGACCTTGCCGGTGAAGGCACCCGGCTGGCTCACGGTGACGCCGCCGCCGGTGGGCGCCTGGTTCGGTCCGCCCAGCGGCGCGATGCCGACGCGCACGGTCAGCGTCGTCGTCCCGCCGTGCCCGTCGTCGATGGTGACCCGGAACGCGTCGGTCTTGGCCCAGGCCGGTGCGGACGGCTTGCTCGCCAGCGCGCGGGCTTCCGCGGTGGGGGTGTAGGTGAATCCGCCGTCTTCGTCGATCTCGACCGTGCCCTTGCGGGTCTGCGCCGGGAACCGGTAGGTGAACGGATCCCCGTCGGCGTCGGTGGCGACGACGGTCCCGGTCACCACCCCGGTGTTGGGGTTGGTGAACACATCCCGGGTCGCGGCCGTCGCCGGAGGCGTGTTGGCCGGTTTGACGCCGACGGTGACCAGGGTTCGGGTGATGCCGCCGTGGTCGTCGGTGACCGTGACCAGGAAGGTGTCCTGCTTGTCCCGGCGGCTGGCGTCGTCGGCGGCCGCCGCGTGGCGCGCCTGCGCGGACGGCGTGTAGACGAACCGGCCCCGCTCGTCGATGGTGACGGTGCCGCCCTTGGCCGAGGGGGAGACGTCGTAGACCACCGGATCGCCGTTCGGGTCCTTCGCGCGCACGACGCCGGTGACCGTGTCGCTGAACGGGGAGGTGCGGGTGCGCACCGTGACGGTCGGGTCGATGTTGTCCGGCTTGATCGGCACGGTGACCGTGACGGTGACGAGCCCGCCGTAGCCGTCGGCGACCGTGACGTCGAAGGTGTCGGTCTTGTCGGCGTCCGAGGCGTCGGCGGCCGCGGCGGCGTGCCGGGCCGCGTCGGTGGGGACGTAGGACAGGTGGCCGTCCTCGTCGATGGCGACGGTGCCGCCCTTGGCCGTCGGCGAGACCGCGAACGCGAACGAGTCCCCGTCGGCGTCCCGGACCCGCACCGAGGCGCGGACCTCGGCGCTGGTCAGCGATACGCGCGGCGTCGTCACCGTCACCCTCGGGACGGCGTTGGCCGGGGCGACCGCGACGGTGATCGGGACCGGGGTGAGCACCCCGCTGCCGTCGACGACGGTGAGCACGAAGGTGTCGGTCTTCGCGTCGTCCGTGGCGCCCAGCGCTGCGGCGGCGTGCCGGGCCTGCTTGGTGGGCGTGTAGGTGAAGGACACGGTGTCACCGCTCACCGAGAACGTGACCGTGCCCTTGCCCGGTGTGCTGGCCACCGCCGCCGCGGCGCCGGGCACGTCGACCGATCCGGTCACCACGCCGTTGCTGTCGGGGTCGTCGACCACCGGCAGCGCGGCGACCGGTTCCTGGGAGGCGTTGACCAGCGCGGCGGTCTCGGTGTGGCCGAGCTGGCGGCGCGCGGCGGCGGCCAGCACCCACATCGCCGGGGATGTCACCGGCGCTGCCGGCGCGCCGCCCGGTGTCAACAGCGAGGACAGCAGATCGGTGAGCCGGATCCGGGTGGTGGCGGTCGGCGGGTCGGTCACCTCGACGGGGACGGCGACCTCCACGGCCGCCGTGTCGACGACGGGCTCGGGTGCGGGGACGGTGTCGCGCACGGCCTCGACGGCCGGCGCATCGGGCGTCACCTCAGCCGCCGGGGTGGCTGACTCGGACCGCGGGCTGCGGTCCTCGACGGTCGATTCGGACTCCGCCCTGGGTGAGAGGTGGCGAGCCTTGCGACCCTTCCGCTCGTGGGCCGGCGTCGGTTCGGAATCGGGTTCGGCCTCGTCGGCCGCCTCGTCCGTGTCGGCGGTGTCGGTGTCGGCGGCGTCGGTATCGCGGGACTCCCCGGCGTCGGTGGCGCTCGGTGCCGGCTCGGGCTTCTCGGCATCGTCGCCGCGCGAGGCGGATCCGGCTACCGAACTGGTCGATTCGGTCGACTCATCGGCCCACGCGACGCAGGGGAAAGCCCCGACCCCAGCGCCGACGCCGAGCGCGACGGCCAAGGCGCCGATCCTGCCGATATGCCTGGAAAATCCCACGGTGTTACCCCCCCGACTATTGCCACCACGGTCAATATCGGGTCATCCTAGGGACTCCAGCAACCAAAGATCCTTGCGTTCACCAATATTTCTCGGCGTGTCTGCAAACTCGGCTGCCACGAGGTTCGCTGCGATCGCACCGCGAGGAGCAAACGCGACGTCAGCGCCGCGCCGCGACCGCCGGGCGGCGTCGCCCGTCGATCGACCAGACGCCGGCGCCCATGGTCGCGATCAGCAGGAACGCGAAGCAGAACACGACCGCCAGCTCGCCGCCGTTGCCGCCGGTTTGCTGATCGAAGGGCCAGAAGCTGGCCGGTTTGCCACTGAACACGGCCCAGTGCTGCCAGAAGTAGGCGACCGCCATCTCGCCGGAGGCGATGAACGCGGCGATGCGGGTCAGGAAGCCGACGGTGATCAGGGCGCCGAGGACGATCTCGAGGATGCCGGCGAACCAGAAGGGCCAGGTGCCCGCGGGCACCGCCTGACCGAGCGGCCAGCCGAACACCTTCATGGTGCCGTGCAGCAGCAGCAACACCCCGACGATGATGCGGAAGAGGCTCAAGACGGGGGAGGAGTAGGTGGCCAGCCGGGCGTCCAGTCTCTGGGTCATGCCAGCAGACTAGCGGAGCGGACCACGGTCCGGATGGCGGACGGACCGTTCGACCCGGGGCGGCATCGCGGCCCGCGGCCGGAAGGGCCGCGTCGGCGGGTCGACGTGCGCCGGGACGGCCAGCGAGCGCATCCGGGTGGTCTCGAGATCCGACACCGACGGTCGCGGTGGAGCGCCGATCTTGACCGGGCGGGTCTCCTCGCGCGGTGAGTGACGCTCCAGCAGCACGCTGCGGGCGAGCCGGTCCAGCGCGCCCTGCACCTGCAGCCGGTCCGGCCGGCCCTCGAATTCGGGGGACTGCGCCAGCATCTCGGTGATCCAGGTGGCGACGACGTCGCGGGCGGAATTCACCTCGGCGGCGCCCGCCGCGGTCAGCGAGAACGCCTCGCCGACGCGGGTGGCGTACCCGCCGGTGACGAGCCGGTCGAAGGTCGGCTCCAGGATCTGCCGCGGCACCCGCCGCTCCTCGGCGATCGCGTCGAGATGCGCCGCACCGGTCGCGGCGGCGTAGCGGTACACCTGGATCAGCGCCCACAGCCGCGCGGTGTCCAGACGACTGCGTGAGGCGCGGGTGACGGCGTCCAGATCCACCCCGTGGCTGCGCTGCAGAATCCGGCCGATCGCCACCTCGAGGAGCTTCTCCGGCGACGCCGTCGTCGGCATCCCGAATCCCTCGCCCAGATCGGTGCTGCCGGCAGCCGCCGCGTCGCGCAGCGGAACCTGCTTGAGGAACAGCGCCAGGATCAGCCCCACCACAGCGAACGGCGCGGCGAAGAGGAACACGCGGCTCAGCGAATCCGCGTAGGCGTCGATGATCGGTGCCGCGACCTCGGCCGGCAACCGGTGCAAGGCCTGCGGCGACGTCGCAGCCTCCGGCGGCGCGCCGCTGCTCGCCATCGCCGCAGGCAGCCGGTTGTCGAGGAAGTTGGCGAACATCGACCCGAAGATCGCCGCGCCGAACGAGCTGCCGATCGTGCGGAAGAACGTCACCCCCGAGGTGGCGACACCCAGATCGGTGAAGTCGACGGTGTTCTGCACGACCAGCACCAGCACCTGCATGCTCAGCCCGATCCCGGCGCCAAGCACCAGCAGGTACAGCGACTGCACCAGCGTCGACGTGTCGGCGTCCATCCGGGACAGCAGCACGAAGCCCAGCGCCATGATCGCGGTGCCCGCGATCGGGAAGATCTTGTAGCGCCCCGTGCGCCCGACGATGACGCCGCTGCCCAGCGACGTCACCAGCAGGCCGAGCACCATCGGCAGCGTGCGCAGACCCGAGGTGGTGGCGGAGACCCCGTCGACGAACTGCATGAACGTCGGCAGGAACGTCAGCGCCCCGAGCATCGCGAAGCCGACGACGAACGACAGCACGCAACACACCGTGAACACCGGATTGCCGAACAATCGGATCGGCAGCACCGGTTCGGCGGCGCGTCGCTCGACGGCGACGAACACCACCAGCACCGTGATCGACACCACGAACAAGCCGATGATCATCGCGGAGCCCCACGGGTAGGTGGTGCCGCCCCAGCTGGTGGCCAGTGTCAGACCGGCCGCGCCGAGGCCGACCAGCACGATGCCCGCATAGTCGAGCCTCGGACGGCCGGTGCGCGCGAGTTCCGGCAGGGCGACCGCAGCGATCCCGAGCACCACCACGGCGACCGGGACGTTGATCCAGAACGCCCACCGCCAGGTCAGGTGGTCGGTGAACAACCCGCCGAGCAGCGGGCCGATGACCGTGGTGACGCCGAACACCGCGCCCAGCGCACCCTGGTAGCGGCCGCGCTCCCGCAGCGGGATCACCTCGCCGATGACCGCGACCGCGGTCACCGTGATCGCGCCGCCGCCCATGCCCTGCAGCGCCCGGGACGCCACCAGCATCCCCATCGACTGCGCGAGCCCGCACAGCACCGACCCGACCAGGAACAGCAGCACCGCGACCTGGAACACCTTCTTGCGGCCGAAGATGTCGCCGAGCTTGCCGACCACCGCCGTGACGATCGTCGAGGCGAGCAGGTAGCTGGTGACGACCCACGCCTGATGGCCGGCGCCGCCCAGGTCGGCGACGACGGTCGGGAGTGCGGTCGCGACGATCGTCTGGTCCAGCGCCGCGAGCAACATGCCGAGCACGACGGCGGTGAAGACGAGGTTGCGTGAGCGCACGTCCAACTGCTCGGGCTGTTCGACCCGATCGGCCACGGCTGACGCTGTCACCGCAGCCGCTTACCCATCGCGGTGCGGATCGACACCGCTCCCGGCTGTGAGCTTGCTCAACGCACGGTGCTGGCGAGCGCGGAGAGGGTTTCGCCCGAGGTGTAGCGGGGACGCCAGCCGAGCACGGAGGTGGCCTTGGTGGTGTCCATCACCACCGAGGTCCGGCCGGCGTG contains:
- a CDS encoding Ig-like domain-containing protein, translating into MAVALGVGAGVGAFPCVAWADESTESTSSVAGSASRGDDAEKPEPAPSATDAGESRDTDAADTDTADTDEAADEAEPDSEPTPAHERKGRKARHLSPRAESESTVEDRSPRSESATPAAEVTPDAPAVEAVRDTVPAPEPVVDTAAVEVAVPVEVTDPPTATTRIRLTDLLSSLLTPGGAPAAPVTSPAMWVLAAAARRQLGHTETAALVNASQEPVAALPVVDDPDSNGVVTGSVDVPGAAAAVASTPGKGTVTFSVSGDTVSFTYTPTKQARHAAAALGATDDAKTDTFVLTVVDGSGVLTPVPITVAVAPANAVPRVTVTTPRVSLTSAEVRASVRVRDADGDSFAFAVSPTAKGGTVAIDEDGHLSYVPTDAARHAAAAADASDADKTDTFDVTVADGYGGLVTVTVTVPIKPDNIDPTVTVRTRTSPFSDTVTGVVRAKDPNGDPVVYDVSPSAKGGTVTIDERGRFVYTPSAQARHAAAADDASRRDKQDTFLVTVTDDHGGITRTLVTVGVKPANTPPATAATRDVFTNPNTGVVTGTVVATDADGDPFTYRFPAQTRKGTVEIDEDGGFTYTPTAEARALASKPSAPAWAKTDAFRVTIDDGHGGTTTLTVRVGIAPLGGPNQAPTGGGVTVSQPGAFTGKVTGAVTATDPDRDLLTFSGSGPTAKGAVVVNADGTFTYTPSDAARHQATADNATEADLKDTFTVTASDGYGGTLDIPVTVAIKPSANRAPARGTFTADTDTLTGVVSGRVGAVDADGDLLTYRGTAVTGKGSVVVSSAGDFTYTPTDAARAAAGAPGATLADKRDAFTVTVDDGHGGTLGVTVRVTIAPAPVSSAL
- a CDS encoding DoxX family protein, producing the protein MTQRLDARLATYSSPVLSLFRIIVGVLLLLHGTMKVFGWPLGQAVPAGTWPFWFAGILEIVLGALITVGFLTRIAAFIASGEMAVAYFWQHWAVFSGKPASFWPFDQQTGGNGGELAVVFCFAFLLIATMGAGVWSIDGRRRPAVAARR
- a CDS encoding MDR family MFS transporter translates to MLLAALDQTIVATALPTVVADLGGAGHQAWVVTSYLLASTIVTAVVGKLGDIFGRKKVFQVAVLLFLVGSVLCGLAQSMGMLVASRALQGMGGGAITVTAVAVIGEVIPLRERGRYQGALGAVFGVTTVIGPLLGGLFTDHLTWRWAFWINVPVAVVVLGIAAVALPELARTGRPRLDYAGIVLVGLGAAGLTLATSWGGTTYPWGSAMIIGLFVVSITVLVVFVAVERRAAEPVLPIRLFGNPVFTVCCVLSFVVGFAMLGALTFLPTFMQFVDGVSATTSGLRTLPMVLGLLVTSLGSGVIVGRTGRYKIFPIAGTAIMALGFVLLSRMDADTSTLVQSLYLLVLGAGIGLSMQVLVLVVQNTVDFTDLGVATSGVTFFRTIGSSFGAAIFGSMFANFLDNRLPAAMASSGAPPEAATSPQALHRLPAEVAAPIIDAYADSLSRVFLFAAPFAVVGLILALFLKQVPLRDAAAAGSTDLGEGFGMPTTASPEKLLEVAIGRILQRSHGVDLDAVTRASRSRLDTARLWALIQVYRYAAATGAAHLDAIAEERRVPRQILEPTFDRLVTGGYATRVGEAFSLTAAGAAEVNSARDVVATWITEMLAQSPEFEGRPDRLQVQGALDRLARSVLLERHSPREETRPVKIGAPPRPSVSDLETTRMRSLAVPAHVDPPTRPFRPRAAMPPRVERSVRHPDRGPLR